A DNA window from Caulobacter mirabilis contains the following coding sequences:
- a CDS encoding efflux RND transporter periplasmic adaptor subunit, translating to MIRRHFFLFIAAAFLVVMLVGGGIKLAFGDAKPKAGGGGPGGRAAAVSQTQVADHAFVDRIEVLGAAKGRQAVTITSNTTELVTAVRFQDGQQVAKGQVLVELKANEQDAGLIEARARLAQAERDYKRWSELAERGVAPRATAEQYLSALETARASVAAADSRKLDRVIRAPFSGVVGLTDVAPGTLIQPGAKIVSLDDLSTVRVDFNIPDRYLPVLAEGAPIAAKPDAWPNESFNGRIAQLDSRIDPATRAIVARAEFPNPAGRIKPGMLMRVTIAHGGRQAPAVPEAAIQFEADQAYAFVIDRKGEGSVARKQPIQVGVTQDGFVEILGGLKPGERIVADGLNRIQNGQAVRVGGGKGGANAGQQAAR from the coding sequence GTGATCCGTCGGCACTTCTTCCTCTTCATCGCCGCCGCCTTCCTCGTCGTTATGCTCGTCGGCGGGGGCATCAAGCTCGCGTTCGGCGACGCCAAGCCCAAGGCGGGCGGAGGCGGGCCGGGCGGTCGCGCCGCCGCGGTGTCCCAGACCCAGGTCGCGGACCACGCCTTTGTCGACCGCATCGAGGTCCTCGGCGCCGCCAAGGGACGTCAGGCGGTCACCATCACCTCCAACACCACCGAGCTGGTCACGGCCGTCCGCTTCCAGGACGGCCAGCAGGTCGCCAAGGGGCAGGTTCTGGTCGAGCTGAAGGCCAACGAGCAGGACGCCGGCCTGATCGAGGCCCGCGCCCGGCTGGCCCAGGCCGAACGCGACTACAAACGCTGGAGCGAGCTGGCCGAGCGCGGCGTCGCGCCGCGCGCCACGGCCGAGCAGTATCTGTCGGCGCTGGAGACCGCCCGGGCGAGCGTCGCCGCCGCCGACTCCCGCAAGCTGGACCGCGTGATCCGCGCGCCCTTCTCGGGCGTGGTCGGCCTGACCGACGTGGCGCCGGGGACCCTGATCCAGCCGGGCGCCAAGATCGTCTCGCTGGACGACCTCTCGACCGTCCGCGTCGACTTCAACATTCCCGATCGCTACCTGCCGGTCCTGGCCGAGGGCGCGCCGATCGCCGCCAAGCCCGACGCCTGGCCGAACGAGAGCTTCAACGGTCGCATCGCCCAGCTGGACAGCCGCATCGATCCGGCCACCCGGGCCATCGTCGCCAGGGCCGAGTTCCCGAACCCGGCCGGCCGCATCAAGCCGGGCATGCTGATGCGCGTAACCATCGCTCACGGCGGTCGCCAGGCTCCGGCGGTGCCGGAGGCGGCGATCCAGTTCGAGGCCGACCAGGCCTACGCCTTCGTCATTGATCGGAAGGGCGAGGGCTCCGTCGCCCGCAAGCAGCCGATCCAGGTCGGCGTCACCCAGGACGGCTTCGTCGAGATCCTGGGCGGGCTGAAGCCGGGCGAACGGATCGTGGCCGACGGCCTCAACCGCATCCAGAACGGCCAGGCCGTCCGCGTCGGCGGCGGCAAGGGCGGCGCCAACGCCGGACAGCAGGCGGCCCGCTGA
- a CDS encoding class II aldolase/adducin family protein: MADGSMTGVGSLKGKVSEAEWQARVDLAALYRLVALHGWDDMIFTHISARIPGPEHHFLINPYGMFFEEITASSLVKIDLDGNTLQETPYFINPAGFTIHSAIHAAREDAMFVMHLHSDQGVAVAAQKDGLLPISQHALIVLPQLAYHDYEGIALNLDERERLVADIGDKQLMLLRNHGTLSVGNTAAACWIGMFYLERACQQQVMALSAGRDGVLTAPEAAQAEVRSQTGRGMGPIGGLAWPGALRQLDRSLPGYDV, translated from the coding sequence ATGGCCGACGGTTCGATGACCGGCGTGGGTTCGCTGAAGGGCAAGGTCAGCGAGGCGGAGTGGCAGGCGCGGGTCGACCTGGCCGCCCTCTATCGCCTGGTCGCGCTGCACGGGTGGGACGACATGATCTTCACCCACATCTCGGCGCGGATTCCGGGGCCTGAGCACCACTTCCTGATCAACCCCTACGGCATGTTCTTCGAGGAGATCACCGCCAGCTCGCTGGTCAAGATCGACCTGGACGGCAACACGCTGCAGGAGACGCCGTACTTCATCAATCCGGCGGGCTTCACCATCCACTCGGCCATCCACGCCGCGCGCGAGGACGCCATGTTCGTGATGCACCTGCATTCGGACCAGGGCGTCGCGGTCGCGGCCCAGAAGGACGGCCTGCTGCCGATCAGCCAGCATGCGCTGATCGTGCTGCCGCAACTCGCCTATCATGACTATGAGGGCATTGCGCTCAACCTTGACGAGCGCGAGCGTCTGGTGGCTGATATCGGCGACAAGCAGCTGATGCTGCTGCGCAATCACGGCACCCTGTCGGTGGGGAACACGGCGGCCGCATGCTGGATCGGAATGTTCTACCTGGAGCGCGCCTGCCAGCAGCAGGTCATGGCGCTGTCGGCCGGACGGGACGGGGTGCTGACCGCGCCCGAGGCGGCCCAGGCGGAGGTGCGCAGTCAGACGGGCCGGGGCATGGGGCCGATCGGCGGCCTGGCCTGGCCGGGCGCGCTGCGTCAGCTGGACCGGTCGCTGCCGGGGTACGACGTCTAA